The genomic interval AcagtgaaagacctagttggaaactAGACAAGGGAAAGTTCTAGTGGAGCTAGGCGGTAAAAGACTTAGTTGGGAACTAAGCAATGAAAGTCCTAGCTAGGTTAGGCGGTGGAAAGACgtgttgggaactaggcaatAAAAGTTCTAACGAGGCTAGCGGTGGAAGTCCAATGGGAAGATTGGCAAGGAAAAGTCCAATTGGATCAAGAATGACCATACACTTGATGAGCTAATCCCaatagatcaaggttgatcagaaaTGGAGAGTGTCGAcgggtcaaggatgaccaaatGCTAAACAAAGAGAATCTTGATAGGTTGAAATCAATTGGATACCAAGAAAGACATGAATTCAGTCTTGAGAAGACTAAATTTAATgttaccaatcgattggagtgaTGTGCTAATCGATTGGTAAACCTTAAACTCGGATTTTGGATTTAGGGTTGGGCAATCGAGTGATGCAATCGATTGGCCCAAATCAATCGATTGAGTGTGTCTTCGTAAGAGCATAGAAGACCTTGGAACCGATTGAAGCAATTGATTGAGgcttcaccaatcgattggactgatcgattgaaggcttTTTTACGAGAGCACAGAAAGTTTTAGAATCAATTGAGATAATTGATTAAGgtttcaccaatcgattgatctAATTGATTGAAAGTTTTTTCGCGAGAGAACTGAAAGTTATGGAATCGATTGGAGTGTTTTCgcgaagaatagaaaatttctaaatcaaTTACGTTAATCGATTAGTATGACTCACCAATCAATTGGACGGGTGAAAAAAAGTCGTTCTGCAAGTTTTGTATAGTTGATTTGATGTGACAATTGATTAAGGGTAAAGTCAATCAATTGAGAGGTATTTTCTAACCTAAAAGGAATCCTATAAAAGGGGTTCTCGTGGATATTTCATGATGTCGATTTTTAGAGATTCTAAAATAAAGTATTGCTGCATTTCTGAGTCAACAAGAAGCATTTCCGAGTAATAAGAGATCAAACAAGTAAGGTATTCattgtatttgtatttactttCTTGTTATATTCTCATGTTCgaatttgtacaaggcttctccagaAGCCTTCGAAAAATTTTCGAGAAGAAAGTTTTCATATTGAAACTATGAGAGAGGGCTAGATTTTTAAATTAGTCATCTTAAGAAGATAtatactaagtaaattgaagATATTAACATTTTGACATGCTTTGCTTTATATTTCTactataaattaaaattgaagtgAAGTGAGATATTCATCCCCTCCTCTCCTTTCTAGGCCATAAGTGTCTTATCATGTTGTCGGGATGATTTAAGCTGTTTCTACCTATTTGGATCATTCAATTCTCTTTTTATTGAGTATTACGATTAGACTAAAAATTTTCACtttcataaattttattaaaaaatctaCCTAAGTTTTAGGTAAATACTGTTCATACATCTGTTATTTTTAGTAATGAAAGTTTTCGAGTAAGATGAAGTATGCAATTTCTttcttttagagatttttagtattttatttttttattaattacgttaattatttttatttatctgcttatttTTATATTGGTTAGTTTGTTCGTCTATTTAATTGTATAACAAGtgaaaaatatttattctattaaattatttttaaaacctattattttttaagttttcttcaaTAGCGTCTTAGTCAAATATAACTTGACTTATCATTGACCACCTAGTGTCTTAGATTATTATACCGTGATAAAATATCTAAGTTATCACTAAGATATTTACGATTCAATTCCtaactataatatatttatagaatttttttttctaaatgggATGCGTTATTAAAAAATGTTGGGCTTCTGGGCTGTTAACCGCACATGTttctcgatttaccctggtggtcggTGAGAAATTTCTGTGGAGTCGGGTCGGTCACTCTCAGGACtaatcaatgaggctaactggatttatcaattttttttactatagAACATTTATTAAAAGAATGTTGGATTTCTTGGCTGCCCGTCAAgtacgcttcccgatttaccctgataGTCAGTGGAAAATTTTCGTCGGGCCGAGTCGATCACCCCCGATTTAACCAATGAAGCTAACTAGATTTATCATTTACTTTTCTCTTTAATAGATAGTGAATATAAGAATATTGGCTATCAGGATGGATTTCCATATATACTTTTCTGATTTATCCTTGTGACATATGAAAAACTTTTGTAGTGCCAAATCAGTCTTCTCATGTTCGAtgttacttaacttgattaattattttttttactatagaGTATTTATCTCCTTTTATAATAACATGCAGACGGATAATGACGAATATTTAGGAGGAGTATTATCATCTTTTATCATCATACTACGGAGTATTTATTCACCTAGTTTGAGGGGTCAAATATTGGAGTTGTCAGAGCATAAATCCCTGCCCTTGGCACTTGGCTTTTTATCACTTACTACATAGTATTTATTTactctttaaaataataataataataatatcaaataATAAGCATTCAAATCATTGATTGATTGAGCTATTTCTACCCCTGGCATGGCGAATTGGCAAGAGGCATAATAGATACAGTTGGCGTCAAGGGCTTAATTCTCCGGTAATGCACTTTTAGACTCCTGCAATACTTGAAAATTTAGTATCGCGCCGCTGGGCTAGGGGTCGACTTATTTTCTGAATTTACTCGGTGAGTAGAATGTAAGACCgaaatatttatctagaattaGTCTGATTGTAAAATATGGATATCTAATATATgtacataaaaaaaatttgattgacCGATTTCCACTGACTCCATTCACATGTTATATGATTCAAATTTTATTGTGCTACCACAAGTACGATCCATTAGAAGTTGGACCACATATGGTCCAGCCTGATTGCTATAGCTGCCTCAATCGTATGACTAAGATTAAGCGACTAGTCACTCTATCTATTAGAAGATGCCTTTGCCGGCGATTGATGAGAGGGATTTGCTAAGGTTTGTCGATTTATCATGCCGAACATGTGGAAGAAATAGACATTGAATGGCGGGATATGATCAAACAACCGACAAGATTTTTGGAATTCAATTAAAGTCACATATTAGAAAGATTTGATAAATATCATAAGGTTAAAATGATACATaatatctccattgatatgagaTATTTTAGATAGAACTCAAGAGTAAAATAATGAGGGCCTAGGCCCCAAGTGAACAAAATCaagtcattatggagatatgtgaacatcctttgagcacaacaaatggtatcagagtcatggcaCATACCAGATATCATGTGGGGCGgctttgaacgaagttgaggataGACCCGAAGTAAgtcaaggtgaccagatactTGTGGTGAGATAAGTAGGTCAGGATAATTGAATGCTCGCGGGAAGGctcgaagtaggtcaaggtgaccaaatACCGCGGATAGATcgaagcaggtcaagattgactagatcCAACTACTTACGGGGAGGCCCCGAAACAgatcaggatgaccggatgcttgtgGGAAAGACCCGAAACATGTCAAGGTAACTAGATGTTCGCGGAGAGGCGAATATGTCAGGATGACAGGATGCTCGTAGGGAGACCCGAAGCAAGTGAAGGTGATCGAATGCTCGCGAGAGAGACTCAGAATAGATCAAGATGACCAGATGTAAAAGATGACTGGATACAAATACTTACGGAAAGGTCCAGAAACATTCTTTAGGTACAACAATGACAGTTGCCAATCTGGACAAGAGTTGGCGGGGAGGGAATTTCCAACTGATCtcagaaattttttttacaacagGATGCTTTTCTTATATGAAGCCAAagattattttatttctattttcttaattaataattatgAGTTAAATCCATGTAGGATTTAATCTGACCTTTCACGACACATCTATAGCTAGGTCTCCTTTTTGGCCTTTATAATTAAGCTAGAGAAAAAAGTGAAATCGCTCCTGCAATGATTGAAGCCTCCGATTCAATGCCGCCCTTCCCATCCCTTGCTCTCCTCCTCATCTACCTCTTCGTCTTCTCCTCCGCCGACGCCTATCACTCCCTCCTACAGATGGTCCCCCGAGGCCGCACCCTCAGCCGTCCCGCCGGCGTTGGAGGAGCGGCCGATGACTACTTGTGTGACAGCTGGAGGCTCTCTGTGGAAACTAACAACGCAGGGCCTTTTCGATCGTTCCCAACGACGTGCATTCCGTacgtgaagaaatacttcagcgGGGATTGGTACTTCTCGGATTCTGAGGTTGTCGCCGGAGACTCGCTGTACTTCGCCGCTAGTGTTCCGATCGAGGGCGATGGGAAAGACATATGGATCTTTGACGTCGACGAGACGCTTCTTTCCAATATTCCGTATTATGCGGCCCATGGATACGGGTAATCCTTTTTCCCATGCATTCTACTCAAATATATGATTCTCTTTATTAACTAGATGccgatattttattattatttttggtattttagatatttttaatattttagatagttttgataatttttatgttTTATATTTAAAGTATTcttattatttcaattttttttaataatttaggcaatttataatttttatctttttaatatatatatttttatttagagtTCATTTaaggattttaaaattatgattccttttttttctttatctattgaggtttattttctttttttatattttttttatattatatttagttgatatttaagaaaagatttttttgTTTAATAATATTCTTGAAAGTGTCATTATTTCTCTATTTTATGATATTCTTCTTTGAATGAATAgattttagaagattatttttaatattcaCATGTGATTTAACCGATTCAATAGTTTGCAGGATAATCATTATCCTACTCAAGGTCAGTTGGCATTAGAGCCCGAACTGTTAGAACTTCTAACCGTCGATTATGCAGAAGAGTTATGGTTTAATTAAGTCAAGTGAGTAGAATAATGACCTTGAATAAATGAAGTCAGGGTTTTTGTGTCCGGAACAAGAGGATCAGATATCaggcagaaagtcctagtagataagccttagttgtggctaggcaaggacgACCTAGTAAGTTAGTTGGATTGAGGGGcaaggaagtcttagtaggtccGATGGACTAAGGGGTAGAAAACCTAATAAGTCGGTTGGACTGAGGGGCAAGAACACTTGGTGGGTTGATGATCAGACATCAAACGGATAGGCTTTCCGCTTGAAGGAGGCCCTGgggtccttcatttgagggggattgttggggttgcaaggttacaaataaagtcccacattgaaaacacatgggaaagaaaGATATCTTTATTAGTATGAGATCTTTTGAGGAAAACccaaaaataaaactatgaggGTTTAGacccaaaatggacaatatcatatcattatagaaATATCTTATTGgtgtaggttgcactaataatctaattttgacctatgacaaataggttaaagttagatgtgttgtttgtctaactaCTCTAGTAAGTGTGTAAGAGTTGACTAGTCCAAGGGACCTGACACCAAGCTGAAATCCAACTAGATTTACGGGTCtaatagctggtgggaagtccagataaATCTGTGGGGCCTGATATATAACAAGAAGTCCGGTAAAATCAGCGAGTCCAGATCTAAGATAGATCTGTGGGGCCTAATTTAGATCTTGTAGTTAATGCATGTCTCTCATTATTATATGAGACACAAGTTAACTAAACTTTTGATATACAGAAATGTCATTTTATATACTTTAGCAGAAGCATTGGTGGCGAGCTTAAGCCTCATTGGATGTTAATGTTATGTAACGAACGGATTAATAACATATACAAAACGCTGCTCGATACGACCTGGAACGCCTATATATGATTCATATCTTTGTCAAACGAGTTTGGCTTCTTTGTAGTCATAAAAGTCTCTGTTTGCATTTTAATTTGGATATCTATATATTCTTCTTTATCATTTCATAGATCTGAAACTTTCAACGAGACTTCATTTGATGAATGGGTGGAACTGGGTAAGGCTCCGGCTTTACCAGCAAGTCTAAAGTTATATGGACAGCTTCTTGAGCTTGGATTTCAGATGATTCTACTGACGGGTCGAGGTGAGAGCCAAAGAAACGTGACCGAGAAGAATCTGCTTTCTGTTGGCTACAGTTCATGGGAACGGCTTATTTTAAGGTAAAATATAAAGCAATcgataataaaaataaaggatGTTATTTAATTTCTCTCTCTAGTCTATCTTAAGTTCCACGAGCTTGTGGTGAAACAATGGTACAGGCAATCTGATGACCATGGAAAGAAAGCAGTCGTCTATAAGTCAGAAAGGCGAGCAGCATTAGAAGCAGAAGGATTCAGGATTCATGGGAACTCAGGAGATCAATGGAGTGATCTGTTGGGGTGGGCAACGTCAACGCGCTCCTTCAAACTCCCTAACCCGATGTACTACATTCCATGATGTACTACAACGGTAAAGATTCTATAGACCCGGAGACAAGATTGTTCTTTGAGATAGAATTGCCGATCAGCCTCTTATATCGATTTGTGTAATTATTTGTACGCACTCTGTATTTGTATTGTACGTATTCCACGTTGCTAGAAcccaaattatatatttaataaagGGTCAGTTTGAAAGTCCGATACCCCCTGCTATGTATAATAACAGGCCATAGTGGTGAGGTTAGATCCTCTTGTCGTAATCTCTGCTATGTATAATAACAAGCCATAGTGGTGAGCCAGACGGCTGGAGGTTGTCGGCAGTGAACGGGCCGTTCCTTACTTGCCACCATATAATCTGTTCATCATCGGTAGCCTCTGGCCGTTTGACttgatttaaaattataatttaagtgAGAAGATGAATTCAGAACAAATTACAGTCAATTTTCTCTGAATCTACGATCTAATGGGTAAATTATGAAAGGGATCAAAAAGAAATTAGTGCTGACGAGAGGATCTGAACTCTACAGTGATGGTCTTGGTTTAGTGCCAAGTTAAATTAGTACTAATGTTGACTTATTGTTACAAGTTAAATTCTACATCTGATGTAAATGGAAACCCTTGAAAAGAGAATTATATGCACTCCTTGGATCTCTTAAACAGACGTCCAAAGCTTAGTCTGGTTGTGGGCTGCTACTCTCTGCCTCCTCTTCATCATATTGGAAGATTTGTCTACCACTGCGGAACTTACCTCCGTGGTTGTGCCGGTAGCACCTATTTGATATCGGTCCCTGCGCACTGCCTTAGTCTTCCCTTAGTCCCctttcttcactttgcttccGTATACATATTGATGTGACTGCTCCACGCTCTATGGATCCCAACGAGGTAGAGTCGAAATCTTGTTTGCATGGTCTGTTattaggggtgagcagtcaacccgTCAAATCGATTAACCCGTTTATATTGATCCGAATCGAATCGAAAAAAAATAATCCatcggatatagggccggatgtagggttctgatattacattatctgatctaatagggccggataattttttatcccaataaccgaaccaatccgatccgcgatcacccctacttgtagcaactattgttgataagctgttacacgttgtagcagctattgccgataagctgctacatgttatagtagctatttccgattagctgctacaacgtataatgagtaatgtctattatcattttaaaatattttatttttttgttgtacttatatttatattttatattttattggatatagggtcggatatccaaataacaggcaacccgtcggatatctgatacataagaaccgccggatatagggtcAAATGTAAGTcctgatattgcattatctgatctaatagggtcggatagttttttaccccaataactgaaccaacccgatccgtgatcacccctaTCTACTACAGCCAGTGGTGGAGCCAGCCTCGATGATATGCCCGGGTTGTGGGCTACAAGTGTCGACATTGATGTCATCACCTAGGGCTAGTCTccgccttttcttttttttttcctttcttctacaaaaaaaaaaccctagtttTTTTCCTTCTCACCGTCGTTGGCCTTAGGGCTACAGTCTGGGTAGGCCTATACATGGCTCTGCCATTGGTTGCAGCTGGacccatagtttgtagaatcgcgatcctacgcAGAATCGATTTaaggtcaggatcggatcgtagaatcgtacgatcctatcaaaaacccttaaaatcttatcatacatgattaataattagaaaaaatacattaaaaactcatttacatataaataaataactaattttgtatatatatatgcaatcatttacactcaacacttcaaattacattactacatgtataaatttaaattaacttataattcaactatcatttttgcatagtaataatatttatattttcatatcataaaatgaaagaatataaaatttctattaacacaataatgaTAACACAttaatgtcaaaaatatttccttggtttataagataattcaatttaaaggCTAACAAAACACCTAACGTATATAACATAAGCTATTGAAACGCcggaaataattttctaaagacTGGTAGATgccacacaatactagacaataggcatccaaaaattcattattttggagaaaagaaatgacagaatattattgataaaaaactaactcaaaaataattaaacatatgtttaaataatttaaaattgtaATAAGATGAAAAgcagataataaaaaaaaaaatcttctagacatctgaaaaggatttaaatgatattttttgggtttgaaatagggtggttaaggataaactttgaaatttattaaagatctataaaagaacttcgatttgatatattataggcatcgtggttcaatccgagtcaaaagttatgacctctaaaagcttccaccgatcctgctccAATTCTGCTCCGATCCTGTTCTGATCCTATCGATTCTGTTCCATTCCTACCGATCCTGCTACGATCCTACTGCAAAAAGTGATTCTGCACaatcctggatcgattttggatttccggatcgtaggatcgtacgatcctatgaTCCGGATCGCGATTTTACAAACTATGGCTGGACCCTTTAGATATTCAAGCCAATCTCGGGTTCAGGAAATGAGAGGGAACAAATGAAAATATGCGTACGCATAAAAAAGCATACCTAATTCTCACGATCTCTTACCCATTTATACTTAGCCTTTCGACCTGTTAGGACTGATGCGAACTAGAGTGAGGGGGTTAATAGCTTCGATCACGTTAAGCTAATCGTGCAGC from Zingiber officinale cultivar Zhangliang chromosome 6B, Zo_v1.1, whole genome shotgun sequence carries:
- the LOC121989379 gene encoding acid phosphatase 1-like; its protein translation is MIEASDSMPPFPSLALLLIYLFVFSSADAYHSLLQMVPRGRTLSRPAGVGGAADDYLCDSWRLSVETNNAGPFRSFPTTCIPYVKKYFSGDWYFSDSEVVAGDSLYFAASVPIEGDGKDIWIFDVDETLLSNIPYYAAHGYGSETFNETSFDEWVELGKAPALPASLKLYGQLLELGFQMILLTGRGESQRNVTEKNLLSVGYSSWERLILRQSDDHGKKAVVYKSERRAALEAEGFRIHGNSGDQWSDLLGWATSTRSFKLPNPMYYIP